One segment of Clostridia bacterium DNA contains the following:
- the rplW gene encoding 50S ribosomal protein L23, translated as MNFHDIIRKPIISETSMEDIANKKYTFEVAKTATKVDIKIAVEQIFGVQVANVNTINYMGKTKRMGVHVGKRADWKKAIVTLKPDSKTIEFFDGMA; from the coding sequence ATGAATTTCCATGATATTATCAGAAAACCTATTATTTCCGAAACTTCTATGGAAGATATTGCGAACAAAAAGTACACCTTTGAAGTAGCAAAGACCGCTACTAAGGTTGACATCAAAATCGCAGTTGAACAGATTTTCGGCGTTCAGGTTGCAAATGTTAACACCATCAACTACATGGGTAAAACCAAGAGAATGGGCGTTCACGTTGGCAAAAGAGCTGACTGGAAAAAGGCAATCGTTACCTTAAAGCCCGACAGCAAGACCATCGAATTCTTCGACGGCATGGCTTAA